The proteins below are encoded in one region of Arthrobacter sp. CJ23:
- a CDS encoding SpaH/EbpB family LPXTG-anchored major pilin: MKSSKVRRRIVASLAAIASAAMLALGAGGAHAANTANIDPSQTGSLTIHKYQTPATPTNLPNNGTALTPAQLAGLTPMAGVTFTVQKVNNIDLTTNAGWTAAAALTPAQAAAQAATPGSTVITDAAGTATLGNLPLGLYLVTETGYPAGVTPASPFLVTLPMTDPVNESNWIYNVNAYPKNAVTGATKTVTDAPAIKLGDNVQWTITGDIPNVNPIDGYRIVDQLDPKLTYTNSTVALSNGATLTLNTDYTIVFDAATNTLTVDFTASGRAILAADPTAKVLVTVNTTVNTVGQIANTAFVYSNAASFTITPGQPGGPVVTPPVITKWGDIVLHKQDSQSSAALAGATFSVYPTQVDALAGTNAITIAGVSSWTTDATGNLVISGLRYSNWANGAAVSPGQPGYQSYWLVETKAPAGYELLAQPVETTVTSADPSVVTVTIDNVPHNAGFQLPLTGGVGTWALTAGGVLVLAGAGLFMVTGRRSRNEAK; encoded by the coding sequence ATGAAATCATCGAAGGTGAGGCGCAGAATAGTAGCTTCCCTGGCCGCAATTGCCTCAGCAGCAATGCTTGCCCTCGGGGCAGGGGGCGCGCACGCGGCGAACACCGCGAACATCGATCCGTCCCAAACCGGTTCGCTGACCATCCACAAGTACCAGACGCCGGCCACGCCGACCAACCTGCCCAACAACGGAACAGCACTGACCCCGGCCCAGCTGGCGGGCCTGACGCCCATGGCCGGAGTCACGTTCACGGTTCAGAAGGTCAACAACATTGACCTGACAACCAACGCGGGCTGGACCGCCGCGGCCGCCCTGACACCGGCCCAGGCCGCCGCGCAGGCAGCCACTCCGGGCTCCACGGTCATCACCGACGCGGCCGGAACAGCCACCCTGGGGAACCTTCCCCTGGGCCTGTACCTCGTGACGGAGACCGGCTACCCGGCCGGCGTCACTCCCGCATCCCCGTTCCTCGTCACGCTACCCATGACGGACCCCGTGAACGAGAGCAACTGGATCTACAACGTCAACGCCTACCCCAAGAACGCCGTGACCGGGGCCACGAAGACCGTCACGGACGCCCCGGCCATCAAGCTCGGCGACAACGTTCAGTGGACCATCACCGGCGACATCCCCAATGTCAACCCGATCGATGGATACCGGATCGTGGACCAGCTCGACCCGAAGCTGACGTACACGAACTCGACGGTGGCGCTCTCCAACGGCGCCACACTGACCCTGAACACGGACTACACCATCGTGTTCGACGCGGCCACGAACACCCTCACGGTCGACTTCACCGCCAGCGGCCGGGCCATCCTGGCTGCCGACCCGACAGCCAAGGTCCTGGTGACGGTGAACACCACCGTGAACACGGTCGGCCAGATCGCGAACACGGCCTTCGTCTACTCGAACGCGGCCAGCTTCACCATCACCCCGGGCCAGCCCGGCGGACCGGTCGTCACACCCCCGGTGATTACCAAATGGGGCGACATCGTCCTGCACAAGCAGGACTCCCAGAGCTCCGCGGCCCTCGCGGGCGCCACGTTCTCGGTGTACCCGACCCAGGTCGATGCCTTGGCCGGCACCAACGCCATCACCATCGCCGGTGTCAGCTCCTGGACCACCGATGCCACCGGCAACCTCGTGATCTCCGGACTGCGCTACTCCAACTGGGCCAACGGAGCAGCTGTAAGCCCGGGCCAGCCCGGCTACCAGTCCTACTGGCTGGTGGAGACCAAGGCTCCGGCCGGCTACGAGCTGCTCGCCCAGCCGGTTGAAACGACGGTCACCAGCGCTGATCCGTCGGTCGTCACGGTGACGATCGACAACGTCCCGCACAACGCCGGATTCCAGTTGCCGCTCACCGGTGGCGTGGGAACCTGGGCCCTGACCGCCGGCGGCGTCCTCGTCTTGGCAGGCGCCGGTCTCTTCATGGTCACCGGCCGACGGAGCCGCAACGAGGCAAAGTAG